A window from Esox lucius isolate fEsoLuc1 chromosome 16, fEsoLuc1.pri, whole genome shotgun sequence encodes these proteins:
- the LOC114828788 gene encoding NAD(P)H dehydrogenase [quinone] 1-like, giving the protein MAVKVLIVYSHQSAGSFNAAAKEVAVEVLTAQGCQVEVSDLYAMKFNPSATADDITGEVKDAEHFHYGEETMLAWKEGRLSADLTEEQRKLSAADVVIFQFPMYWFTVPAIMKGWIDRVLTMGFAYTSEQRYSQGIFKEKKAMLSFTTGSSESMFSSNGINGDINITLWPLQNGILHYCGFQVLAPQIFWAPHHISSEARSTMLEAWRTRLQGLLGEMPLSFTPSDSFDCERGFQLKEVIEEKHKSEDVGLTVGTHLGKRIPPNSQIKAGV; this is encoded by the exons ATGG CTGTGAAGGTACTGATTGTGTACTCCCACCAGAGTGCTGGGTCATTTAACGCTGCAGCCAAAGAGGTGGCTGTTGAGGTCCTGACGGCACAGGGGTGTCAGGTGGAGGTGTCGGACCTCTACGCCATGAAGTTTAATCCTTCTGCTACGGCTGATGACATTACTGGAGAGGTGAAGGATGCTGAGCACTTCCATTATGGAGAGGAGACCATGCTGGCATGGAAGGAGGGACGGCTCTCTGCTGACCTCACTGAGGAACAACGCAAACTCTCTGCTGCAGATGTTGTCATATTCCAG TTCCCCATGTACTGGTTCACTGTTCCTGCCATTATGAAGGGCTGGATTGACCGGGTTCTCACAATGGGCTTTGCCTACACCTCAGAACAGAGGTACAGTCAAGGTATCTTCAAG GAGAAGAAAGCCATGCTGTCTTTCACTACTGGATCCTCTGAGTCCATGTTCAGTTCTAATGGCATCAACGGAGACATAAACATCACCTTGTGGCCACTGCAG AATGGTATCCTGCACTACTGTGGCTTCCAGGTTCTGGCTCCACAGATCTTCTGGGCACCTCATCACATCTCTTCTGAGGCTCGTTCTACCATGCTGGAGGCCTGGCGCACACGACTACAAGGGCTTCTGGGAGAGATGCCGCTCTCCTTCACCCCCTCAGACAGCTTTGATTGTGAGCGGGGCTTCCAGCTCAAAGAGGTTATTGAGGAGAAGCACAAGTCTGAAGACGTTGGCCTGACAGTTGGCACTCACCTGGGCAAACGCATCCCACCCAACAGCCAGATCAAAGCTGGGGTGTAG